A single Filimonas effusa DNA region contains:
- a CDS encoding RNA polymerase sigma factor, producing MDNPVFQHIMNGDIDAYSGLYKEYYKRLYNYGRKFTSNSHLIEDSIQEVFLDLWNRRNKLSHVASPNFYLYSSFRYVLIKKIRQHDKMVLNEAAEEEYEFSSEHVIMGRELDEELQAKLRKAVKTLTGRQLEAIFLRYYEGLSYKEVASILNISVKATYKIVARSLLALKEQVMILLLFF from the coding sequence ATGGACAATCCGGTTTTTCAGCATATTATGAATGGCGATATTGATGCCTATTCCGGATTGTACAAAGAATATTATAAACGGCTTTACAACTACGGAAGAAAGTTCACCAGCAATAGTCACCTTATAGAAGACAGTATACAAGAGGTTTTCCTTGATCTGTGGAATAGGCGGAATAAGCTTTCACACGTAGCGTCACCTAATTTTTATCTCTACTCCTCCTTCCGCTACGTCCTTATCAAAAAGATCAGGCAACATGACAAAATGGTATTAAATGAGGCGGCAGAAGAAGAGTACGAGTTTTCGAGTGAACATGTGATCATGGGCCGGGAGCTGGATGAAGAATTGCAGGCCAAACTGCGCAAAGCGGTTAAGACGCTGACGGGTCGCCAGCTGGAAGCCATATTCCTTAGATATTACGAAGGGTTATCTTATAAAGAAGTTGCATCTATTCTTAATATATCGGTTAAAGCCACTTATAAGATAGTAGCGAGGAGTCTTTTGGCGTTAAAAGAACAGGTTATGATCTTATTGTTATTTTTCTAA
- a CDS encoding SusC/RagA family TonB-linked outer membrane protein, whose protein sequence is MTLRYFKQLLVILLLALTGQLYAQKTVPVIDALKAITREYKTDFVYDPQIVKKKTTTYNVGNLAGKKLEDVLKGVLYPNDLVFLYVKPNYYAIVEKDRVGEYQTPVKKTNDENRQAVQAAPVAQRIKVSGIVTDGALPVSNVVVLEKGTGNGTLTKPDGSYSIIPSGPDATLVFTLVGFASHEEIVGKRTSIDVKLEAAAAELSEVVVTALGVKRDEKALGYATQSVKGSSMQTIKGVDLGTSLTGQVAGLTIKNSTEFNGMPKLEMRGETPLLVIDGVPYGNMTMRDIPTDDIESINMLKGPTAAALYGARGAAGAVMLTTKRGKENRLTVDVNSNTMFNLGYLALPEVQTSYGHGLDGKIATDYVWGPKLDIGQTATQWNPVTKQNETMPLVSSGRDNLRNFMQTGIITNNSISVTKGGQNGFFRAGLNHIYNKGQFPNQKLNILNYTMSGELKAGDKFTLESHMGYTRTTAPQLWGSAYDQQGYIYQILMWTGPDYDIRQYKDYWVTPNQKQNWLYTAWYDNPYLIAYEKLRSTEQNKLNASLTMNYNFTKDLKLMFRNGYDYYKNEDIIRNPAGINSTRGMTIGNTFGFDFSGKGLYGQNQSWGNSINSDLLLTYNKQVSKWNFDVLGGASIFYYKQREQGAKTRNGLAVPGWYSLANAVPSTTAGVDGIITNYGTWAKQTNSVYGKATASWNNAVFLDVTGRNDWSSTQAENQRSYFYPSVAASVLISEFIKMPKWIDMWKVRGSWTMTKTPLDVYANNLAYTINNSWGTLSATTPDNLTGNSLLPTTSRTWEFGTAGYLLNKRLHVDVAYFTKLYYNNQIKQSVAPSSGYATTLINTGETYARRGVEITLDGAIINRGKFKWNAMVNFSTQNRYYVNIDPMYSAKNLWTKAGGRMDVLAYTQKALRDPQGNVIHQAGLPMLSSYTEQYGYTDPKFVFGFINNFSYGNWTLGIGLDGRIGGLMYDYVWAKMFDTGANPETDNNNRYDEVVNGLKNYVGQGVKVVSGTVAYDNNGKITSDTRQYAPNDVAVSYQAYARKWGNSYENGVMNKSFVKVREISIGYRIPQTWLGKSGIKNASVALTGQNLFLFTKFKFSDPDVDTENMNAPAQRMVGFNVKVGF, encoded by the coding sequence ATGACGCTGCGTTATTTTAAGCAGTTGCTTGTGATCCTGCTACTGGCGCTCACAGGTCAGTTGTATGCACAAAAAACTGTACCTGTAATCGATGCCTTGAAAGCTATTACCCGCGAGTACAAAACCGATTTTGTCTATGACCCGCAGATTGTAAAGAAAAAAACGACTACTTACAACGTCGGTAACCTGGCGGGAAAGAAACTGGAAGACGTATTAAAAGGAGTGCTCTATCCTAATGATCTCGTATTCCTTTACGTAAAACCTAACTATTACGCTATCGTAGAAAAAGATAGGGTAGGAGAATACCAAACGCCCGTAAAGAAGACAAACGACGAGAACAGGCAGGCTGTCCAGGCTGCTCCTGTTGCTCAAAGAATTAAGGTAAGCGGAATAGTGACCGATGGCGCGCTGCCTGTTTCTAATGTCGTTGTATTGGAAAAGGGTACCGGTAATGGTACACTTACTAAACCCGACGGCAGTTATTCCATCATTCCTTCAGGCCCCGATGCCACGCTGGTTTTTACACTTGTTGGTTTTGCCTCCCATGAAGAAATTGTTGGAAAGCGTACCAGCATCGATGTAAAGCTCGAAGCCGCCGCCGCAGAACTGAGTGAAGTAGTAGTAACTGCACTGGGCGTAAAACGTGACGAAAAAGCGTTGGGTTATGCTACGCAATCCGTAAAAGGCAGCAGCATGCAAACCATCAAAGGAGTTGACCTGGGAACTTCTCTTACCGGACAGGTGGCCGGTCTTACCATCAAGAACTCTACTGAGTTCAACGGTATGCCCAAACTGGAAATGCGCGGCGAAACCCCGCTGCTGGTGATAGATGGCGTTCCTTATGGTAATATGACCATGCGCGATATTCCAACAGATGATATTGAAAGCATCAACATGCTGAAAGGCCCTACCGCTGCCGCCTTATATGGCGCCCGGGGTGCAGCTGGCGCGGTAATGCTTACCACTAAACGCGGCAAAGAAAATCGCCTTACGGTCGATGTAAACAGCAATACCATGTTTAACCTCGGTTACCTGGCATTGCCCGAAGTGCAAACTTCTTATGGCCATGGCCTCGATGGTAAGATCGCTACCGATTATGTTTGGGGCCCCAAGCTTGATATAGGTCAAACTGCTACCCAATGGAATCCTGTTACCAAACAGAATGAAACAATGCCACTGGTTTCAAGCGGCAGAGATAACCTCAGGAATTTCATGCAAACAGGTATCATCACCAACAACAGTATCAGCGTTACCAAAGGTGGTCAGAATGGTTTCTTCAGGGCAGGGCTCAACCATATCTATAACAAAGGTCAGTTCCCCAACCAGAAACTCAACATCCTCAACTATACCATGAGCGGTGAACTGAAAGCAGGTGATAAATTTACCCTGGAAAGCCATATGGGATACACCCGTACTACCGCTCCTCAGCTCTGGGGCAGTGCATACGACCAGCAGGGTTATATCTACCAGATCCTTATGTGGACAGGCCCGGATTACGATATCCGCCAGTACAAAGATTACTGGGTAACGCCAAACCAGAAACAGAACTGGTTGTACACTGCCTGGTACGATAACCCTTACCTCATCGCTTACGAAAAACTGAGAAGCACAGAGCAGAACAAGCTTAACGCAAGCCTCACCATGAACTATAACTTCACCAAAGACCTGAAGCTGATGTTCAGAAATGGTTACGACTATTACAAGAACGAAGATATCATCAGGAACCCTGCCGGCATCAACTCTACAAGGGGTATGACAATCGGAAACACCTTCGGATTCGACTTCAGCGGTAAAGGTTTATATGGCCAGAACCAAAGCTGGGGTAACAGTATCAACAGCGACCTGTTACTCACCTATAACAAACAGGTAAGTAAATGGAATTTCGATGTATTAGGTGGTGCCAGTATCTTCTACTATAAACAAAGAGAACAGGGCGCCAAAACAAGAAACGGACTGGCTGTTCCGGGGTGGTATTCCCTCGCCAACGCAGTGCCTTCCACCACGGCCGGTGTTGATGGTATCATCACCAACTACGGCACCTGGGCAAAACAAACCAATTCTGTTTATGGAAAAGCAACAGCTTCCTGGAACAACGCAGTATTCCTGGATGTTACCGGTAGAAACGACTGGAGCTCTACCCAGGCAGAAAATCAGCGTTCTTATTTCTATCCGTCTGTTGCCGCCAGCGTGCTGATATCTGAGTTTATCAAAATGCCCAAATGGATCGATATGTGGAAAGTCAGAGGTTCATGGACAATGACCAAAACGCCGCTCGATGTATATGCCAACAACCTGGCCTATACCATTAACAACAGCTGGGGTACGCTTAGCGCTACAACGCCCGATAACCTTACAGGAAACAGCCTGTTGCCTACAACTTCAAGAACCTGGGAATTTGGTACAGCCGGCTACCTCTTAAACAAACGCCTGCATGTTGATGTGGCTTACTTCACCAAGCTATATTACAACAACCAGATCAAACAAAGCGTAGCGCCTTCTTCAGGTTATGCCACCACCCTTATCAATACAGGCGAAACCTATGCACGCCGCGGTGTTGAAATTACCTTAGACGGTGCAATCATCAACAGAGGTAAGTTCAAATGGAATGCTATGGTCAATTTCTCTACTCAGAACAGGTACTATGTAAATATTGACCCGATGTATTCCGCGAAGAACCTTTGGACAAAAGCAGGCGGCCGTATGGATGTATTGGCTTATACACAGAAAGCCCTTAGAGATCCCCAGGGTAATGTGATCCATCAGGCTGGCCTACCCATGCTGAGCAGCTATACAGAACAGTATGGTTATACCGACCCTAAATTTGTATTCGGATTTATCAACAACTTTAGTTACGGTAACTGGACGCTTGGTATTGGCCTCGATGGTCGCATCGGCGGCCTCATGTATGATTATGTCTGGGCTAAAATGTTCGACACAGGCGCGAACCCTGAAACTGATAACAACAACCGTTACGATGAAGTTGTAAATGGTCTGAAGAACTATGTTGGCCAGGGTGTGAAAGTAGTTAGCGGTACAGTAGCCTACGACAACAACGGGAAGATCACCAGCGATACCCGTCAGTACGCACCAAACGATGTGGCAGTAAGCTACCAGGCATATGCACGTAAATGGGGCAACTCCTACGAAAACGGCGTAATGAACAAAAGCTTCGTAAAAGTGCGCGAAATATCCATCGGCTACAGAATCCCACAAACTTGGTTAGGCAAATCAGGTATCAAAAATGCATCAGTAGCGTTAACAGGACAAAACCTGTTCCTGTTTACGAAATTCAAGTTCTCAGATCCCGATGTCGACACCGAAAACATGAACGCGCCTGCACAACGTATGGTAGGCTTTAACGTTAAGGTTGGCTTCTAA
- a CDS encoding SusD/RagB family nutrient-binding outer membrane lipoprotein, which produces MTKHISKIAVIALAAGIGFSSCTKDFDSINTNPDKATSASSEWLANNILTSITSKDISFNNNFRQPFTLGKYIGWTEKVSEYQYNKMVRVDFGRLLVLRDVEPMIKNATTAELKNTYEGFGHFIRAWQFFQTTMQVGDIPYSEAIQGATGMIKAKYDTQKDVFKGILKELDQADELLAKAVNFTGDFIYQGDVDKWRRLANSFQLYVLINLSKKTGDADLDVINKFKTVAARPLMRDYTDNFAVTYTASAGYCYPWSNTAAQLNSFLDYPVLSSYLLDPMKATADKRLFYMAEPSKAQIAAGKTASDYSAYLGIDPADELGVIVTNKNAGKSCAVNKRYEEMYNAEPVGLLNHWDIQFILAEATVRGWISGTDAQTYYANGIKSHMNFLAKYTPASYTHGMAMDATYINAFPATVALTGSADNQIKQIITQKYIAGFFQDADYNAWYENRRTGYPVFTLNTLTNQNTPASVFPLRWMYPQKELDYNAENITRSLADQFSGNDDPSLAMWLLK; this is translated from the coding sequence ATGACTAAGCATATCTCTAAAATAGCAGTTATAGCGCTGGCCGCCGGTATAGGTTTCAGCAGCTGTACTAAAGATTTCGATAGCATCAATACCAATCCCGATAAAGCAACTTCCGCTTCATCAGAATGGCTGGCCAACAATATCCTCACTTCCATAACGTCGAAAGATATTTCGTTTAACAATAACTTCCGCCAGCCTTTTACCCTTGGTAAATATATAGGCTGGACAGAGAAGGTGAGTGAATACCAGTATAACAAGATGGTTCGGGTCGATTTCGGCCGGCTACTGGTACTGCGTGATGTAGAACCCATGATTAAAAATGCGACCACGGCAGAACTGAAAAATACGTACGAAGGCTTTGGCCATTTCATCCGCGCATGGCAGTTCTTTCAAACTACCATGCAGGTAGGTGATATCCCTTACTCCGAAGCAATACAAGGCGCCACGGGAATGATCAAAGCGAAATACGATACACAGAAAGATGTTTTCAAAGGCATCCTGAAAGAGCTCGATCAGGCAGACGAACTATTAGCGAAAGCCGTAAACTTTACCGGCGACTTCATTTACCAGGGCGACGTCGACAAATGGAGAAGACTGGCCAACAGCTTCCAGTTGTACGTATTGATCAACCTTAGCAAAAAGACAGGTGACGCCGATCTGGACGTGATCAATAAATTCAAGACAGTTGCCGCCCGCCCGCTGATGAGGGATTATACCGACAACTTCGCAGTAACTTATACAGCATCTGCAGGTTACTGTTATCCCTGGAGCAATACGGCTGCGCAGCTGAACTCTTTCCTCGATTACCCGGTACTTTCCAGCTACCTGTTAGATCCCATGAAAGCAACAGCCGACAAGCGCCTGTTTTATATGGCAGAACCTTCGAAGGCACAGATCGCGGCAGGTAAAACAGCATCCGATTACAGTGCTTACCTTGGTATCGATCCGGCTGATGAGTTGGGTGTGATCGTAACAAATAAAAATGCCGGTAAATCCTGCGCCGTGAACAAACGTTACGAAGAAATGTACAATGCCGAACCAGTTGGTTTGTTGAACCATTGGGACATCCAGTTCATCCTGGCCGAAGCAACTGTTCGTGGCTGGATCTCCGGTACCGATGCACAAACCTATTATGCCAACGGTATCAAAAGTCACATGAACTTCCTGGCGAAATACACACCTGCATCATATACGCATGGCATGGCAATGGATGCCACCTACATCAACGCCTTTCCCGCAACAGTGGCATTGACCGGTTCTGCCGACAACCAGATCAAACAGATCATCACCCAGAAATATATTGCAGGTTTCTTTCAGGATGCAGATTACAACGCCTGGTACGAAAACAGGCGTACTGGATATCCTGTGTTTACACTTAACACGCTTACCAATCAAAACACTCCTGCCTCTGTATTTCCTTTGAGGTGGATGTATCCCCAAAAAGAACTGGATTATAATGCTGAAAATATCACAAGATCATTAGCTGATCAGTTCAGCGGAAATGATGACCCGAGTCTGGCAATGTGGTTGCTGAAATAG
- a CDS encoding M28 family metallopeptidase — protein MRRSLLPASLAVMTLMATSCGNHKPAADDGVNVINTDSLGKHLAVLASDSFLGRKPFGEGETRTINYLKEQFQVAGLEPGNKDGYFQEVPMVKISTMASPAMQVQSAKGNFTLKGFEDYVIWTDKTDSVISLKNSELIFAGYGVVAPEYNWNDYAGLDVRGKVVLVLVNDPGYNSGDSTLFKGKAMTYYGRWTYKFEEAARQGAKGCLIVHNTHAASYPFAVVQNNWNGSRFHLDNRSKPQQYCDMIGWVSGPAANKLLAAAGQDSSLLAKADQRGFKGVALNTKISASIQVRSEYNVSHNVIGKITGSKHPDQYIIYSAHWDHLGIGKPDATGDSIYNGAADNASATAGLLELARAFKSLNPKPERTIVFLSVTAEEQGLWGSAYYAQNPVYPVAGTVANINMDMLSTHDKTKDIVVVGRGQSDLEDLLEEEATRVGRYVAYEPHPEAGYYYRSDHFNFAKVGIPALYTETGIDVFGKGKGYGQKLDEEFREKHYHRPSDEYHADTYMLSGAVDDLQLLFRVGKRLAFEEKMAQWKAGSEFKAIRDKQ, from the coding sequence ATGCGTCGATCACTTTTACCGGCTTCATTGGCTGTAATGACATTAATGGCTACATCGTGTGGCAACCATAAACCTGCCGCTGATGATGGTGTGAATGTCATTAATACCGACAGCCTTGGCAAACACCTTGCAGTACTGGCATCGGATTCGTTTCTGGGCCGTAAACCTTTTGGCGAAGGCGAAACCAGAACTATTAATTACCTGAAAGAACAGTTTCAGGTGGCGGGACTGGAACCGGGTAATAAGGATGGTTATTTCCAGGAGGTACCTATGGTAAAGATCTCCACCATGGCCTCCCCTGCCATGCAGGTGCAATCGGCCAAAGGTAATTTTACGTTGAAAGGATTTGAAGACTATGTGATCTGGACCGATAAAACCGACTCAGTTATCAGCCTCAAAAATAGTGAGCTCATTTTCGCGGGATATGGTGTAGTAGCTCCTGAATATAACTGGAACGACTATGCCGGGCTGGATGTTAGAGGGAAAGTGGTGCTGGTACTGGTAAACGATCCCGGCTATAACAGCGGCGACTCTACCTTGTTTAAAGGGAAGGCCATGACCTATTACGGGCGCTGGACATATAAATTTGAGGAAGCAGCCCGGCAGGGCGCCAAAGGTTGTTTGATTGTTCATAATACCCATGCAGCCAGCTACCCTTTTGCAGTGGTGCAGAACAACTGGAACGGATCGAGATTCCATCTCGACAACCGGAGCAAGCCACAGCAGTATTGTGATATGATCGGCTGGGTATCAGGCCCCGCTGCCAATAAGTTGCTGGCCGCTGCCGGACAGGATAGCTCCCTGCTTGCCAAAGCAGATCAACGTGGCTTTAAGGGCGTTGCCTTAAATACTAAAATATCCGCCAGTATACAGGTGCGATCAGAATATAATGTGTCGCACAATGTTATCGGCAAGATCACCGGCAGTAAACATCCTGATCAGTATATCATTTATTCGGCGCATTGGGATCATCTTGGCATTGGCAAGCCTGATGCTACCGGTGATTCTATTTATAATGGCGCTGCTGACAATGCGAGCGCTACCGCCGGGTTACTGGAGCTGGCCCGCGCTTTTAAAAGCCTTAATCCCAAGCCGGAAAGAACGATCGTATTCCTGTCTGTCACTGCCGAAGAGCAGGGATTATGGGGATCGGCTTATTATGCGCAAAACCCGGTATATCCTGTTGCCGGCACTGTGGCCAACATTAATATGGATATGCTGAGCACGCACGACAAAACCAAAGATATTGTAGTGGTAGGGCGCGGACAATCGGACCTGGAAGATCTATTGGAAGAAGAAGCTACCAGGGTAGGACGTTATGTAGCGTATGAACCGCATCCGGAAGCAGGATATTATTACCGTTCGGACCACTTCAACTTTGCGAAAGTGGGTATTCCTGCGCTGTATACGGAAACGGGTATCGACGTTTTTGGTAAAGGCAAAGGTTATGGCCAGAAACTGGATGAAGAATTCCGTGAGAAACATTACCACCGCCCTTCCGATGAATATCATGCGGATACTTATATGCTATCCGGTGCAGTGGATGACCTGCAACTGCTGTTTCGTGTAGGTAAAAGACTGGCGTTTGAGGAGAAGATGGCGCAATGGAAGGCTGGTTCTGAATTCAAGGCTATTCGCGATAAGCAATAA